The Bosea sp. 685 DNA window ACACCTCCACATGGCGCTCCGCGTTGAGCAGGCTGCGCTGAGATGCCGGGATCAGAAAGATGAGGAGAGATCGCCGGGCCGAGCCAATCCTGGCATGGACGCCAAGGTTCTGGACGCCGAAATCAAGGCAGATTGTCCCGCAGGAAGATGTCGATCCCGATGCGCTCCTGATCCGCCACCAGCCGATCGCCTGAGCAATATGCCAGCAGTACGCGCGCCGCCGAGCGCGCTTCGTGGCCTGGATCCTGGCTGATGATCGCGTCGATGTCGCCGTGCAGCAGGAAGCGCCGCGTATGCGGCGTCAATTCATGAGCGATCCAGACGATGTCCTGGGCACGACCGGCCTGCTGCAGCGCTGCCGCGATGCCACGGTTGCCGGCGCCGGCATTATAGAGACCGACGAGATCAGCATGCTGCCGTAACAGGGCCTCTGTCGCTGCCAGCGTTTGCTCGTTGTCGTCGCGCCCCTGGACCGCCGGAAGCATGATCAGATCAGGAAATTCGCGCGCCATGACCTGATTGAAGCCATAGAGGCGCTCGGCATGGTCGCGTAGCGAAAGCGAGCCGGCGACCACAGCGACGACGCCCTGGCGGCCGCGCAGGAAGCGGCCCATCAGCGTCGCCGCGGTGCGCCCCGCAGCAGGATTGTCGATGCCGACATAATGCAGGCGCCGCGCGCTGGGCACATCGGAGACTAGGGTGACGACGGGAACGCCGCGGTCGGTGAGATCGTCGATCGCGGCGCGCACGCGCGGATGATCGAGCGCGATCGTCGCAACGCCGTGATAGCCCGGCAAGACGCCCTCGAGGACGCGCGCCAGCGCATCGGCATCAAACACGTCGACATGCTCCACATCGATGAAGGCGCGCTGGGCGGCGAGCCACTCGGCGGTGCGCGCGACCTGCTCGCCCAGCATGGTCATGAAGCTGTTGGCTCCGCTGGGCAGCACGAAGAGGAAGCGGAAGTTCTGATTGCGGGCGAGACGGGCGGCTGCAGGATCGGCCCGGTAGCCGAGCCTGGAGACGGCCGCCTCGACCCGCGCGATCGTCTTGTCGCGCACGCCGTCGCGGCGGTTGACGACGCGGTCAGCAGTCGCGAGCGACACGCCCGCGGCGCGCGCGACATCCTCCAGCGTCGCCCGCTCCAGCGTCGCCCGGCCGATGACCCCTGTCTCTTCAGCCCCCATTATCGCGCCGCCCAGAGCATCCCGCGCGTCAGCATGGTGCGGATCTCCGGTAGATCCAGCTCATAGGCGCGGTGCCCCAGCGCGCAGTAGAATACCCGGCCCTCCCCATAGCGTTTCTTCCACACGACCGGCATCTCGACGCCGTCGATCCAGGAGGCATGCTCGCCGCTGAACCGCGTCGTCGCCAGGACCTCGTTGGCGGGGTCGACATGCATGTAGTACTGCTCCGAACGGTGCTCAAAACCGGAGATGCCAGCCATGATCGGGTCATCGGGCCTCGCAATATCGACCTTGTAGTCGATGATGTTGCCGGGATGGGCAACCCACTGGCCGCCGCACATGAACTGGTAGTCCACAGAATCGCGGAACGCGTCGCACATGCCGCCGTGATGGCCGGCGAGCCCGACGCCGCCGCGAACGGCATCGCACAGCGCCCGCGCCTCGGGCTTCTCGATCTTCGACATCGTGTAGATCGGCACGATCAGGGAGAGATCGCGGATCGCGGGATCGAGGAAGGCCTCCGTCGAGGTCTCGACGCGCACCTCGAAGCCTTCAGCCTTCAGCCAGCCCCTCATCATCGAAGCGCAGAGATCGGGATCGTGACCCGCCCAGCCGCCCCATACGATCATTGCCTTACGCATTCCAGTCATCCTTCGCTTCAGTCGATCTGGCCGGTCGTACGCCCGGCGGGCAGAGGAGCTGGTCTCTCGACACGGCTCTCGATTTTGATCCGGCGCCCCTCATCGGCCGATTTCTGGAATGCCTCCATCACCTCGAGGACGTGGAAGGCGAGTGCGCCGCTGGCGCGATGCGGGCGGCCTGCAATGATCGCGGCGGCCATGTCGGCAACGCCGATCGAGCGGAACTCGCCATCGGCATGACCATGCGAAAGGGCAACCGATTCCCAACTGCCCCGCGGCTTGGCGATCTTGACCTCGCCGCCGAATTTATTCGGATCGGGCACCAGCAGGCTTGCCTTGTCGCCATGGATCTCGATCGGCGAATGGGTGTGCTGAGGCACGTCGAAGCTCATCGTGATCGAGACCACGGCACCGCTCTCGAACTCCAGCGTCCCGGCGACATGGGTTGCGACCTCGACCGGGATCAGCGCCCCGTTCATCGGCTGGCTGGTGACGCGCCTCTCGGAGCGCGGCCGCGCCGTCGAGCCCATCACGCCGGCCACCGGCCCCAGCAACTGCACCAGATCCGTGATGTAGTAGGGCCCCATGTCGAGCATCGGGCCGCCGCCGCGCAGATAGTAGAAACCCGGCGCCGGATGCCAGCTCTCATGGCCGGGGCAGCCGAAAAAGGCGCTGCCGGCGACCGGCGTGCCGATCGCGCCGTCGTCGATCAGCTTCCGCGCGGTCTGGTGGCCACCGCCGAGGAAGGTGTCCGGCGCGCAGCCGACGCGCAGATCTTTCTGGGCGGCGAGGTCCATGACCTTGCGGGCCTCGACCGTGTTGATGCCAAGCGGCTTCTCGGAGTGGACATGCTTGCCGGCATTGAGCACCGCGAGGCTGACATCGGTATGGGCGAGCGGCACGGTCAGATTGACGACGATCTCGACGTCGTCGCGCTTGAGGAGTTCGCCCACGCGCAGCCCGGGCACGCCGAACTCGGCGCCGCGCTTCTCCGCCGCGGCGCTGCGCATATCTGCGACGGCCTTGAGCTCCACCATCGGAAACTGCCTGATCGCCTCGAGATATTTCGTGCTGATGTTGCCGCAGCCAATGACGCCGATTCCGACTTTGCGCATTCTTGTCTCCACAGGTGATGTCCGAGGCCGGTTATTCGAGACGCGCTCAGCCCTTGACCGCACCGGCGGTGAGGCCCGCGACGATGTGTTTCTGAGCAAAGATGAAGAGCAGGATCGTCGGCAGCAGGGTCAGCGTGATAAACGCCAGGATCAGGTGCCATTCCGACGAGAATTCGCCCTGATAGATCATGATGCCGAGCGGCCAGGGATAAAGCTGTTCGGAATTCAGCATCACCAGAGGCAGCAGGTAGCTGTTCCAGCTGTGGACGAAGGTGATGGTGCCGACGGTCGCGAGAATCGGCCGCGACAGAGGCAGCGTCACATGACGGAAGAAGCCGAAGTAGCTGCAACCATCGACGAGCGCGGCCTCCAGCAGTTCGTGGGGCAGATCCTTGAAGAAGCGCCGCAGGAGCAGGATGCTCATGGCCAGGCTGAAGGCGACCTGAGGCAGAATGACGCCGAAATAATTGTCCAGCAGGCCGAGATCGCGAACCTTGATGAAGAGCGGCAGGATGGCGGTGGCGGCCGGGAACAACAATCCCATGGTGAGATAGCTCAGCAGCATGGAGCTGCCGAAAAAATGGATGTGAGCGAAGGCGAAGGCCGCCATCGACGCCACGATCAGCGTCAGGACGACGGTGAAGCTCCCGATTACGAACGAGTTTCCCAGCAACTGCCAGTAGCGTTTGGACAGCAGGATGCCGGTGTAGTTCTGCCACTCCCAGGTCTCCGGCAGGCCGAACGGATTGGTGCGCAGCTCACCGAGCGTCTTGAAGCCGCCGAGCAAGGTCGCCAGCAGCGGCACGGCGACGAATGCCGCCACCAGCGCGAGGAACAGCACCTTGTAGACCAGGACGAGATCGAGCGGCCGGCGGCCAACGATGGACGTGTCACTCATCGCGCATGAACCAGCGTTTGTAGGTGATGGCGAAGGTCACGCAGATCACGAACAGGATCACGCCGATGGCGCTGCCATAGCCGACGCGCATGCGCGAGACGCCGTGGTTGTAAAGGAAAGTGACCATCGTGTTGGAGGAGTCGGCCGGCCCGCCCCGGGTCAGCGGCATGACGAGGTCGAAGAGCTGCAGTGAGCCGACGACGGCAAAGAACACCGAGAGGCGGATCGTCGGGTAAAGCAGGGGGATCACCACATGGCGCAGCACCTGCCAGCGCGAGGCGCCGTCGATCCGCGCCGCCTCGACCAGATTGCGGTCCATGCCCTGCAGTGCGGCGATGAACAGCATCATGTGGAAGCCGAAATACTTCCAGATGACGACCACCAGGATGGCCAGCATCGAGGTCTGCGTGCTGGCGAGCAGGTGCGGCGCCTCAGCCCCAAACGTCCTGTAGATGGATGCCAGAAGCCCATAATTGCCGTCGTAGATGAAGCTGAAGATCAGGCCGGTCGCGACCTCGGCCAGCACATAGGGCAGGAAGAACAGCATTCGCAGCGCCACCGAGCCGCGAAACTTGTCGGCGAGAATGAGAGCCAGCGTCAGTGCCAGAGGCAGCTGGATCACCAGCGACACCGCGATGATCAACAGGTTGTTGCGAAACGCCGTGCCGAAGCCGCGCGTATCGAAGACGAAGCGGTAATTGTCGAAGCCGATCCAGCGCGTCGGGCTGCCAAACCCGTTCCAGTTGAAGCCGGAATACCAGGCCGCCTCGCCGATCGGCAGCACCACGAACAGTGTGAACAGCAACAGCGCCGGCGGCAGGAACAGCAGGAGCGAAGCGAGGCGCCCGTCGGTCGCCGCTCTCCGGCGAGCACCGGACGCTGCAGGCTTGCCGCTGATGACGGCTGCTCCGCTGTACTGAGACATCGATGTCACTCGCAGGTTGACGCGCCCGGGCCGGTCTCAATTGCCTTGCTTGCTCAATTACCTTGCTTGAAGGCGTCCTGGATCGCCTTGGCGGCCTGTTTCGGCGTCATCGAGCCGCCGGCGATCTCAGCCGTCGCGTCGTTCACCACCCGGCCGACCGAGGGGCCCAGATCCTGGTCGTAGAAGTTCTGGTGGTATTGGGAAGCGGCGATGTTCCTGGCCACGTTCTGCATGAAGGCGGCGCTCAAGGCTGCTTCCGCCCCCTTGAAGGTCGGGATGATGAAGTTCTGCTTGGCGAGCTCGCGCTGGACCTCGTCGGAGATGAAGAACTTGACGAACTCCACCGCCTCCTTCGGCGCGCCCTTGGTGATGATCCAGCCATTGACGCCGCCGAGCGTATCGGACGACCGGCCCTTGCCGCCGGCGGGCATCGGGAAGTCAAACCAACCCAGCTTCTCCTCGGAGATGCCCTTCTTGTCGGCAGCCAGCGCGCGCTGCGTCGCTGAGTGACTCGAGATCGCGAGATTCATCGCGGCCTTGCCATCACCGAAGAAGCCGAGCGCCTGCTGGTTCTTGAAACCGAGGAAGCCGTTCTGGAACGGTTCGAGATCGACGAGCTGCTTCATCAACTCGCCGGCTTTCTGGAAGGTCTCGCCTTCAAAGCCGCCATCCTGGCCCTTGAGCGCAGCCTCGAATGCCGGCTTGCCGCCGAGCCGGACCGCCAGATGCGTCCAGTAGAAATGCAGCGGCCACTTGTCCTGCCCGCCAACGGCGATCGGCGTGACACCGGCAGCCTTGAGCGTCTTCACCGCAGCCAGGAAATCGTCCCAAGTCTTGATCGCGCCGCCGTCGACGCCAGCCTTGGCGAAGAGATCCTTGTTGTACATGAAGCCGACCTGCGAGACCGTGTAAGGCAGGCCATAGAGCTTGCCATCGACCGCGAAGGCCGCGACCGCGCTCGCCGACAGATTGTCCTTGTAGGCGCCGACGCTGTTCGTGACATCCTCCAGAACCCCGGCCTCGACCTGGGCTTTCAGCACGCCGCCGGCCCAGGAGTAGAGAATGTGCGGCCGGTCCTTGGACTGCAGGATGGTCGGAAGCTTGGCCTTGTAGGCCTCGTTCTCGAGGAACTGCATCTCGACCTTGACGCCGGTGTTCTTGGCCTCGAAGCGCCGGGCGACCTCCTCCCAGATCTTCACCTGGGCGGGGTTCTGCTCGAGGTGGAGCCAGCGGACGGTGGTCTGCGCGGCCGCTGCGCCGGCGGCCAACGTCAATCCTGCGGCGGCGAGCGCCAGCCTCGTGAGAAATCGCATCGCATCCTCCCAGTCCCGTCTGTTCGCGGGTTGACGCCAGCCTAACTCAAATTATGAGGTACGCAACTCAGAAAATGCGTTGCATGACCGCTCGCCGAATGCTTTCGTCGGTTCTGCAACTGACTGGCCGTTCACGGCGGAACCGGGCCGAGCGGTCAGCGCCAATGCCTATCGGAGTTGATGATGGCTGCCGTCTATCGCGATCTTGCCGGCAAGGTGGTTCTGGTCACAGGCGGCGCCTCGGGCATCGGCGCGGCGATTTCGCGCCGATTTGCCGAGCAGGGATCGACCGTGGTGCTGTTCGACATCATGCGCGACAGCGGCGAGGCGCTGGCGCAGGAGCTGCGCGCGGCTGGATTGGCGGCGCATTTCCAATCTGTCGACCTGACCGACATCCCGGCACTGAGGGCCGGCATCGAACAGGCGCGCGCGCTGCATGGGCCGATAGACATCCTCGTGAACAATGCCGCCCATGATGAGCGACATGCGACCGAGGAGGTTACGCCGGAGTATTGGGACGACCGGATCGCGGTCAATCTGAAGCACCAGTTCTTCGCGGCGCAGGCAGTGCTGCCGGACATGAAGGCCAACAATGGCGGCGCCATCATCAACTTCGGATCGACCTCCTGGATGGCGGGTCAAGGCGGCATGGCCGCCTACACCGCCAGCAAATCCGGCGTGATCGGCCTCACCCGCTCGCTGGCGCGGGATTACGGCGCCTACAACATCCGCGTGAACGCCATCGCGCCTGGCTGGATCATGACCGAGCGACAGATCGAGAAATGGCTGACACCGGAAAGCGAGGCTGAGCTGATGCGGCGGCAATGTCTCAAGCGCCGGCTGACGCCGGACGAATTGGCGAAGTTCACCGTATTCCTCGCATCGGATGAAGCGTCAGCCTGCACCGCGCAGCATTATGTCGTGGATGGCGGGTGGGTTTAGCATTACAGTTGCATGATTTCCCGCCCAGCCAAGGCAAGGGGCATTGCCTCGATCCCATCCTTGAGCGGATATCGCTCGACGCCGGGATAGACGACGATGCGCCGCTCGGGATCTATATCCTCACAAGCGTGATGAAAGCCTCTTTCTACTTTCGGCGCCAGGCTCCTCTTAATCTCGATCGCCCAGGGGCGCCCGCCTGGCAGTGTCAGCAAGAGGTCAATTTCAGCACCTGCTGACGTCCGATAGAAATTCGCCTGGGTCCCAGAGGGTGCGGCCGTGATCAAAGTTTCGATCACAAAGCCTTCCCAGCTGGGCCCCGCCACCGGGTGGCCAAGAACATCTTCAAGCGTCGCAAGGCCAAGCAGCGTGTGGCAAAGTCCACTGTCTCGCACATAGGCTCGTGGAGATTTCACAAGGCGTTTGCCAGAATTGGCGTGCCATGGTTCGAGCCGTCTGACGAGCAGCAGGTCGACCATGAGATCCAGGTAACCTGCGACGGTTTTACCGTCGACACCAAGAGATCTGGCAAACTCGGCTGCGTTAAGGAGCCCCGACTGATGATGCGCCAGCATTGTCCAGAACCGCCTGAGCGTTTCCGCTGGTATCCGCGGCCCCAACTGGGGAATGTCGCGCTCAAGATAGGTCCGAATGAAATCCTGGCGCCACCTTGCGCTGGTTCTGTCGTTTGACGCGAGATAGCTGTCTGGAAATCCACCACGCACCCAGAGCCGATTGATCTGGTCAGCCTGAACCTCAAGACCGCTCAAGGGTCCCAGCTCCAAATAAGCGATGCGACCCGCGAGGCTCTCTCCCGATTGCTTCATCAGTTCGATCGAGGCTGAACCCAACAGGAGAAACCGGCCCGTCCTACGTCCAGCTCGCCGGCCACGATCGATGATGCCGCGCAGATTCTGAAACAGGTCAGGTAAGCGATGAACCTCGTCGAGAATGACGAGCTTCTCATCGTGTTGCGCGAAATATAGCTCTGGCTCCGACAGTTTCGCTCGATCGGCGTCGGATTCGAGGTCGAGGTAAATCGACGGCCACTGATCCGCGATCGCGTGAGCCAACGTGGTCTTTCCGACCTGGCGTGGTCCCAGAAGAGCCACCGCCGGATAGCTATCGATCAATTCGACCAACTCAGGAAAAATTCTGCGCGCGATCATCCTTGCATTTATGGATACGAACTCCTGAAATGCAAGGTTATTATGCCGCGTTGGAAATCGACCGGAGCCATGCTTTTTGCGTCGCGCAAAACCGCCTCGATGCCGTTGGGCAGGTCGTCGACGGCAATACAGCGATGGCGTGCTCCGGCGGAGAGATTGCGTTCCAATGTAAGCGCCCTTCGGTCCCACACTCCTCTCATCCATCGTGGCGTTTGGGGGGCGGTACAAAGGTGTGATCCGCACGAGCTTGATACCGGGGGACCATCCCGAGCATCATGTGTTGGCAAACGCGTACGTCAGCAAACTCCTGCGTCAGCAATGGAACACGTCTCCAGTGTCATCAGTTTCCTCGGCAAAAGAGGAGGATACGATGGCAAAGCAACCCGAAGCCCTGGCCACTTTCGCGGCGAGTGCGCGCAACAACAGCAGGAAACCTGACGACGTCGGGTTGGAGGCCACGCCGGCAACAGACGGCCTGAAAACCAATCCCGCACAGAAGGTCGATGCGGCGACCAAGGTGCTGCGCGAGGGCGTCCTTCACCGTGACGAAGGGGCGGACAAAGCCGTCGATAAACTGCCCGACCGGACGCGGGACCTGTGAGCAGCTGATGGCTCGGAAACGAGAAGCACATCAATGGCTTCGCGGTCGATCAATCGGCGGCGCCCTGCTACGCCGAACAGGCATTTGAGGGTGCTTCTTGACACCGCGCCGCTCGCGGCGCGGCATCTGTCACAGTGAGCGCCGAACCAGAGAGACGCATGCCGGTCGAACGCGAGATCTTTGGGCATCTGCCTGATGGCACCGCCATAGAGCGCGTCACGCTCAGGCGCGACGGCGGGCTGACGGCGCGCATCATCAGCTATGGCGCCGCTCTCCAGGCGCTGCTGGTGGCCGACAGCGCTGGGGCGATCGACGACATCGTCCTCGGCTTTGACGCGCTCGAGCCCTATACCCGGCCGGGCTGCTATTTCGGCATGACGGTCGGGCGCTACGCCAACCGCATTGCCGGCGGCCGCTTCGTCATCGACGGGGCGCAGGTTTCGCTTGCCTGCAACAATGGCCCCAATGCGTTGCATGGCGGCATCAACGGCTTCAGCCGCAAGGCGTGGCGGATCGTCTCGGCAGAGGATGGCCCCGTTCCGTCGCTGACGCTTACCTGCCGCAGCCGCGATGGCGAGGAAGGTTATCCCGGCACGGTCGAGACCCGGTTGAGTTATAGCCTGCCAACTCCATACGAACTCCTGCTCGAGATCACCGCAACGAGCGACCGGGCGACGGTGGTCAACCTGACCAATCACAGCTTCTTCAATCTCGACGGCACCACGGCAGGCGACATCCTCCAGCACCGGCTGCAGATCGCCGCCGATCATTTCCTTGCTGTGGACGAGACCGCGATCCCGTTGCAGGAGCCGCCGCGAGACGTCACTGGCACGCCGTTCGATTTCCGCCAGCCCCATCCGATCGGCGCCCGCATCCGGCACCCCGACGAACAATTGCGGCGTGGCCGCGGCTACGACCATAATTACTGCCTGGCTCCTGCGGATGGCTTGCCGACAGATGCCTTGCCGACGGACGACTTGCCGGCGGATGATTTGCGTTTGGCCGCTCGCGTCGAGGCGCCCCACTCCGGGCGGATCATGGAGCTCCACACCAACCAGCCCGGCCTCCAGCTCTATTCCGGCAATTTTCTCGACGGCAGCGTGGCGGGAAAGCATGGCAGGCTTCACCGCCAGGCCGACGCCTTTTGCCTGGAACCGCAGATCTGGCCCGACGCACCCAATCGCCCGGATTTCCCATCGGCCAGGCTGACGCCGGGCATGATCTACCGACATCGCACGCTCTATCGCTTCACCGCCTGAAGCGGCCCCCGCATGCACCTGCCCATTAGTAAGATAGTATGACTATTTACAGCTTCAGGAGACCCCGGTAGAACAGGGACGCGCACGTAGAGGCGCCTCGATTGATAACGTTCCGGGAGAAGCTCATGCGCCGTCTTTCATCCATGACCACGCTGCTTGCCGCGACCATGCTGGCCGGCGGTCTCAATGCCGCCAGCGCGGCGGAACTCACCGTCGGCTTTTCACAGATCGGCTCGGAATCGGGCTGGCGCGCAGCCGAGACCTCGGTCTCCAAGAGCGAGGCCAAGAAGCGCAATATCACGCTCAAGATCGCCGATGCGCAGCAGAAGCAGGAGAACCAGATCAAGGCGATCCGCTCCTTCGTCGCGCAGGGCGTCGACGCGATCTTCCTCGCGCCCGTCGTCTCGAGCGGCTGGGATTCCGTGCTGAAGGAAGCCAAGGAAGCCAAAATCCCCGTCATCCTGCTTGATCGCGACATCGATCCGGCGGGCAAGGAGCTTTATCTGACCGCCGTGACCTCCGACAGCGTCCATGAGGGCGAGGTCGCCGGCAAGTGGCTCGCCAAGACGGTCGGCTCCAAGCCCTGCAACGTCGTCGAGCTGCAGGGCACGGTCGGCGCCAGCGTCGCGACCAACCGCAAGAAGGGCTTCGATACGGCGATCGCATCAGCCTCCAACATCAAGGTCGTGCGCAGCCAGACCGGCGACTTCACCCGCGCCAAGGGCAAGGAAGTGATGGAGAGCTTCATCAAGGCCGAGGGTGGCGACAAGTCGATCTGCGCCGTCTATGCGCATAACGACGACATGATGGTGGGCGCGATCCAGGCCATGAAGGAAGCCGGCCTGAAGCCCGGCAAGGACGTGCTGACCGTCTCGATCGACGCGGTGCCCGACATCTTCAAGGCGATCGCGGCCGGCGAGGCCAATGCCACGGTCGAATTGACGCCAGACATGGCAGGCCCCGCCTTCGACGCGCTGACCGCCTACAAGAGCAAGGGCACAGTGCCACCCAAGTGGATCCAGACCGAATCCAAGCTCTACACCGCCGCCGACAATCCGCAGAAGGTCTACGATTCCAAGAAAGGCCTCGGCTACTGAGAGCCTGTCCCGAAACTCTACTCCGGCGGCCGTCTGACGCGGCTTTCTGCGCTTCCGGTGCTCACGGACACGAAGTCCGCTGCGCTCCGGTTCTCGAAAGCCGCGCCAGCCGACACACCGGAGCGCGTTTCAAAAACAGGCTCTGAGGGCCCGCGCGCGCTCCCGAGCTTGTTCCCACGGCCGCGCTACAGGCGCGGCCCGCGTGGAGATCGTGCCCATGTCTTTGCCCCCGACCACGTCCTTGTCCCCGACCGACGCCGCGCCGCCGATCGATGCCGTGCCGCTCCTGGCCGTACGCGGGCTCTCGAAGAGTTTCGCAGGGTTTCCCGCGCTCGCCGGGATCGACGTCACGCTCCGGCGTGGCGAAATCCATGCGCTGCTCGGCGAGAACGGCGCGGGCAAATCGACCTTCATCAAGGCGGTCACCGGCGTGATCGCGCGCGACGCGGGAACCGTGGCGCTGGACGGCACCGAAATCGCCCCCCGTTCGGCGCAGGAGGCGCTGCAAGCCGGCATCGCGACCGTCTACCAGGAGGTCAGCTTGCTGCCCAACCTCTCGGTCGCGCAAAACCTGTTCCTCGGACGCCAGCCGATGCGCTTTGGTCTCGTGCGGGAAGGCGAGATGCGCCGCCGCGCGGCGGCCCTGCTGCGTGATTTCGACCTCGATATCGATGTCGCCGCGCCATTGGGCGATTATTCGGTCGCCGTGCAGCATCTGGTGGCAATCGCGCGCGCCGTCGACATGTCGGCACGGATCCTGATCTTGGACGAGCCGACAGCCAGCCTCGACACCCATGAGGTCGAGATCCTGTTCCGCGTCATGCGCGGTCTCGCCGGCCGGGGCCTCGGCATCCTCTTCGTCACCCATTTCCTCGACCAGGTCTATGCGATCAGCGACCGTATCACGGTGCTGCGGAACGGCAAGCTCGTCGGCGAGCGCGAGACGGCAGCGCTGCCGCGCATGGAGCTGATCAGGATGATGCTGGGCCGCGAGCTCAGCGAGGCCACCTCGGAACATCCGGCCCAGGACGCGGCCGAAACCGCGCCCGCAGCCGGCGGCGCGATCCGGTTCGAGGGCTTCGGCAAGGCCGGCTATGTCGCGCCTTTCGACCTCGCTCTGGCGAGCGGCGAGGTCGTCGGGCTCGCCGGCCTGCTCGGCTCGGGGCGCACGGAGACGGCACGCCTGATGTTTGGGGCGGAGGCCGCCGATAGCGGGCGCCTCACCATCGACGGCCGCAGCGTGCGCCTGGCCTCGCCGCGCGACGCGATCGCACAGGGCTTCGGCTATTGCCCGGAGGAGCGCAAGACCGAAGGCATCGTCGCCGAACTCACGGTGCGCGAGAACATCGTGCTCGCCGTCCAGGCGCGACGCGGCGCGCTGCGCCCGCTCTCGCGGCGGGAGCAGGACGAGATCGCGCGGCGCTTCATCTCCATGCTCGACATCCGCCCGCCCGACCCTGAGCGCCCGATCGGGCTGCTTTCGGGCGGCAACCAGCAAAAGGCCCTGCTGGCGCGCTGGCTGGCGACGCAGCCGCGCCTTCTCATTCTCGACGAACCGACGCGCGGCATCGATGTCGGCGCCCATGCCGAGATCATCCGCCTGATCCGGCAGCTCTGCACTGAGGGCCTCGCCCTCGTCGTGATCTCGTCCGAGCTGGAGGAGATCGTGAGCTATGCCGACCGGGTCGTCGTGATGCGCGACCGCAGGCAGATCGCCACCCTGGAGGGCGAGGCCGTCAACGTCACCGCGATCCTGCAGGCGATCGCGGCCGATGCGCCCCCGCTCGCGGCGTAGAGGAAGCCGATCCGATGCGCTTCACCCTGCCCCGCAAGGGCCTGCCGCAAATCGCAGCTTTCATCGTCGTGCTGCTGATCAATTTCGCCGTTTCGCCGCAGTTCTTCGACCTCAGGCTGCAGGATGGCCGCCTGTTCGGCAGCCTGATCGACGTGTTCAACCGCGGGGCGCCCGTGGCGCTCCTGTCGCTCGGCATGGTGCTGGTCGTGGCGACCAGGGGGATCGATCTCTCGGTCGGCGCGGTGATGGCGATTTCAGGCGCGCTCGCGGCGACGCTGGCCGACACGCAGCCGCTGCCCGTCGTCCTGCTGGCGGCGCTGGCTGCGGGGCTGCTGTGTGGGCTCTGGAACGGCATCCTCGTCGCCGTGCTGCGCATCCAGCCCATCGTCGCGACGCTGATCCTGATGGTCGCCGGCCGCGGCATCGCGCAATTGATCACCGAGGGCAGGATCGTCACCTTCACCTCGCCCGGCCTCGCCTGGTTCGGCGGCGGTTCGATCCTGGGGCTGCCGGTCCCGGTGGTGCTGACCGCCTCGGTGCTGGCGGTGGCGGCGCTTGTCGTGCGCGGCAGCGCGCTCGGGCTGCTGATCGAGGCGACCGGCGCCAATGCCCGCGCCAGCGCGCTCGCCGGCATCGAGACGCGCATGACCACCAT harbors:
- a CDS encoding sugar ABC transporter permease, producing the protein MSQYSGAAVISGKPAASGARRRAATDGRLASLLLFLPPALLLFTLFVVLPIGEAAWYSGFNWNGFGSPTRWIGFDNYRFVFDTRGFGTAFRNNLLIIAVSLVIQLPLALTLALILADKFRGSVALRMLFFLPYVLAEVATGLIFSFIYDGNYGLLASIYRTFGAEAPHLLASTQTSMLAILVVVIWKYFGFHMMLFIAALQGMDRNLVEAARIDGASRWQVLRHVVIPLLYPTIRLSVFFAVVGSLQLFDLVMPLTRGGPADSSNTMVTFLYNHGVSRMRVGYGSAIGVILFVICVTFAITYKRWFMRDE
- a CDS encoding Gfo/Idh/MocA family oxidoreductase, which produces MRKVGIGVIGCGNISTKYLEAIRQFPMVELKAVADMRSAAAEKRGAEFGVPGLRVGELLKRDDVEIVVNLTVPLAHTDVSLAVLNAGKHVHSEKPLGINTVEARKVMDLAAQKDLRVGCAPDTFLGGGHQTARKLIDDGAIGTPVAGSAFFGCPGHESWHPAPGFYYLRGGGPMLDMGPYYITDLVQLLGPVAGVMGSTARPRSERRVTSQPMNGALIPVEVATHVAGTLEFESGAVVSITMSFDVPQHTHSPIEIHGDKASLLVPDPNKFGGEVKIAKPRGSWESVALSHGHADGEFRSIGVADMAAAIIAGRPHRASGALAFHVLEVMEAFQKSADEGRRIKIESRVERPAPLPAGRTTGQID
- a CDS encoding extracellular solute-binding protein, producing the protein MRFLTRLALAAAGLTLAAGAAAAQTTVRWLHLEQNPAQVKIWEEVARRFEAKNTGVKVEMQFLENEAYKAKLPTILQSKDRPHILYSWAGGVLKAQVEAGVLEDVTNSVGAYKDNLSASAVAAFAVDGKLYGLPYTVSQVGFMYNKDLFAKAGVDGGAIKTWDDFLAAVKTLKAAGVTPIAVGGQDKWPLHFYWTHLAVRLGGKPAFEAALKGQDGGFEGETFQKAGELMKQLVDLEPFQNGFLGFKNQQALGFFGDGKAAMNLAISSHSATQRALAADKKGISEEKLGWFDFPMPAGGKGRSSDTLGGVNGWIITKGAPKEAVEFVKFFISDEVQRELAKQNFIIPTFKGAEAALSAAFMQNVARNIAASQYHQNFYDQDLGPSVGRVVNDATAEIAGGSMTPKQAAKAIQDAFKQGN
- a CDS encoding LacI family DNA-binding transcriptional regulator, translated to MGAEETGVIGRATLERATLEDVARAAGVSLATADRVVNRRDGVRDKTIARVEAAVSRLGYRADPAAARLARNQNFRFLFVLPSGANSFMTMLGEQVARTAEWLAAQRAFIDVEHVDVFDADALARVLEGVLPGYHGVATIALDHPRVRAAIDDLTDRGVPVVTLVSDVPSARRLHYVGIDNPAAGRTAATLMGRFLRGRQGVVAVVAGSLSLRDHAERLYGFNQVMAREFPDLIMLPAVQGRDDNEQTLAATEALLRQHADLVGLYNAGAGNRGIAAALQQAGRAQDIVWIAHELTPHTRRFLLHGDIDAIISQDPGHEARSAARVLLAYCSGDRLVADQERIGIDIFLRDNLP
- a CDS encoding carbohydrate ABC transporter permease codes for the protein MSDTSIVGRRPLDLVLVYKVLFLALVAAFVAVPLLATLLGGFKTLGELRTNPFGLPETWEWQNYTGILLSKRYWQLLGNSFVIGSFTVVLTLIVASMAAFAFAHIHFFGSSMLLSYLTMGLLFPAATAILPLFIKVRDLGLLDNYFGVILPQVAFSLAMSILLLRRFFKDLPHELLEAALVDGCSYFGFFRHVTLPLSRPILATVGTITFVHSWNSYLLPLVMLNSEQLYPWPLGIMIYQGEFSSEWHLILAFITLTLLPTILLFIFAQKHIVAGLTAGAVKG
- a CDS encoding ThuA domain-containing protein, whose translation is MRKAMIVWGGWAGHDPDLCASMMRGWLKAEGFEVRVETSTEAFLDPAIRDLSLIVPIYTMSKIEKPEARALCDAVRGGVGLAGHHGGMCDAFRDSVDYQFMCGGQWVAHPGNIIDYKVDIARPDDPIMAGISGFEHRSEQYYMHVDPANEVLATTRFSGEHASWIDGVEMPVVWKKRYGEGRVFYCALGHRAYELDLPEIRTMLTRGMLWAAR